Proteins encoded in a region of the Magallana gigas chromosome 8, xbMagGiga1.1, whole genome shotgun sequence genome:
- the LOC105327611 gene encoding filamin-A gives MSTVEPASPSQEKELSKVSPENRWVEIQRKTFTNWINEQLSVSGRVIQDIEKDFCDGVTLVALVESLQFKKIGKVIPNPTGRIQMIQNVALACKAIMEDNVRLVNIGNEDIVNGNVKLILGLLWHLIVRYQISSRKTKVPPKKLMINWFRLILPELEISNFTSDWSTGIPLHALIDHLRPGTSPNWRELHAKNAVENCRNAILLAKEHLNIPRVISPEDFASEALDELSAMTYLSYFVRSESPGYYDTLNWVCKQLRTTQITNLTTDWNDGYNLCSIVSSMGGVIPDWPNIDREDKMKNVQMAIDAGKRMGVDPILSASELSDPSVDHLSVMTYLNRFRYATPVKSDNEKLSIQGDFDNHLTGVQIHFKLVMEDKDVQKELTSVQIKSAKGNQRCDVSWKDKYADCRFTPADPGSYTLNVLYNGTPLVGCPVTFSVKADLSKVKLRTQSSSCMVGSSNDIEVLSESESNEVLIEYCSPNEEVKSLTTLYENGVFSAIFRPKSVGLWIVHVFCQGEEISSSPISFDVFDPQKAWLSGPQKGIVGEEVVFTVNYSEAGIGDIEAAVRNVGKEIVCEVNETEYNGIKTIEFVPQNSGMFFVYCKFNNTEITGSPKSIDVVDPGQIVVTGEGLTRGLRGKECTFQVNIGDLGGNISVTVENEGKEVDTSWREAGSSTYIFSYVPSNAGTFKINVNWDERAVPGSPFYAKITDRSRVTLITDLTDLMDENGHLVLDCGKETQLLYDISAAGPGRMTAIVLSPRGKLKVETRKPKKEEMEIAFTAVEEGDHYIHVYWSDVPLDSSPILAYCPGPPLPVDHTKVVIEGKGKEKARALVPAEFLINGRFAGPGTPRVLLKGVKKDVHVNITPMKYDRYKCTYSAPNPGAYVLYVYWSEQLVPKCPYKITASNKGASGKVKVTGQGLKGGYVGQELHLDVDTTEAGFGEIKVSCHGELREARCDVFDQRNGIYKVHMYPREACRHRLEITYDHEHVPGSPFKIPVGEPPDPRKVRVYGPGVQDGLIQTFESKFLVETSGAGAGQLAVRIRGPRSAFKVNIQREEENDRTVLCSYSPEEPGKYVINVKWSGRHVRGSPFNVQLFESQAELDNYLGNKKGFFVEKTKANMQWRAEI, from the exons GAAATGAGGACATTGTCAATGGGAATGTGAAGCTGATATTGGGGTTGCTATGGCATCTTATCGTCCGCTACCAGATCTCATCCCGGAAGACGAAGGTTCCGCCAAAGAAGCTCATGATAAACTGGTTCCGGTTAATACTTCCGGAACTTGAAATTTCAAACTTTACTTCCGATTGGAGCACCGGAATACCGCTACA cgcACTCATTGATCATCTTCGTCCAGGTACATCCCCAAACTGGCGAGAGCTCCACGCCAAAAATGC TGTAGAAAACTGTAGAAATGCAATACTTCTGGCTAAAGAGCACCTGAACATTCCACGGGTTATTAGTCCGGAAGACTTTGCAAGCGAGGCTCTGGACGAGTTGTCGGCCATGACATACCTCTCCTATTTCGTGAGGTCAGAATCGCCGGGATATTACGACACCTTAAACTGGGTTTGCAAGCAACTAAGGACTACCCAAATCACAAATCTTACG acGGACTGGAATGATGGATACAACCTGTGCTCTATTGTATCATCAATGGGAGGGGTGATCCCGGACTGGCCAAATATCGACAGAGAAGATAAAATGAAGAATGTACAGATGG CGATTGATGCCGGGAAGAGAATGGGCGTGGACCCGATCCTGAGTGCGTCCGAACTATCAGACCCCTCCGTCGATCATCTGAGTGTCATGACATATCTGAACCGGTTCCGGTACGCCACTCCGGTAAAATCAGACAACGAGAAACTGAGCATACAGGGAGACTTTGACAACCATCTGACTGGAGTTCAG ATCCACTTTAAGCTGGTCATGGAGGACAAAGACGTTCAGAAGGAACTGACCAGTGTCCAGATAAAGAGCGCCAAGGGCAACCAGCGCTGTGACGTCAGCTGGAAGGACAAGTACGCCGACTGTCGCTTCACCCCTGCGGACCCGGGCTCTTACACG CTCAACGTTCTGTATAATGGTACTCCCTTAGTAGGTTGTCCTGTGACATTCAGTGTCAAGGCCGATCTCTCCAAGGTCAAACTTCGAACACAGTCCTCTTCGTGCATGGTTGGATCATCAAATGACATTGAA GTTTTGTCAGAGTCTGAAAGCAATGAAGTATTAATCGAATATTGCTCACCGAATGAGGAGGTCAAATCGCTGACGACACTATATGAAAATGGCGTCTTTTCCGCCATTTTTAGACCAAAGTCAGTCG GTCTGTGGATCGTCCATGTGTTCTGTCAGGGGGAGGAGATCTCCAGCAGTCCTATTTCATTTGACGTCTTCGATCCCCAGAAAGCATGGTTATCCGGGCCACAGAAAGGAATTGTGGGAGAGGAAGTTGTCTTCACAG TGAACTACAGCGAAGCCGGGATAGGTGATATCGAGGCTGCAGTGCGGAATGTCGGAAAGGAAATTGTCTGCGAGGTCAATGAAACGGAATACAATGGAATAAAAACTATAGAGTTTGTTCCTCAAAACTCAGGAATGTTCTTTGTGTACTGCAAGTTCAACAACACGGAAATTACAG GGTCTCCAAAAAGTATTGATGTGGTGGATCCGGGCCAAATTGTTGTGACTGGTGAAGGTTTAACTCGAGGTTTGAGGGGGAAGGAATGTACATTCCAGGTTAACATTGGAGATCTGGGAGGAAACATAAGTGTCACTGTCGAAA ATGAAGGTAAAGAAGTGGACACCTCGTGGCGTGAGGCAGGGTCCTCTACATACATTTTCTCGTATGTACCTAGCAATGCAGGGACCTTCAAGATAAATGTCAACTGGGATGAAAGAGCAGTCCCAG GAAGTCCATTCTACGCAAAAATCACGGATAGATCACGCGTGACTCTGATCACGGACCTCACGGATCTGATGGACGAGAACGGACACTTGGTCCTTGATTGTGGAAAGGAAACACAGCTTCTTTATGACATAAGTGCCGCTGGCCCAG GAAGGATGACAGCTATTGTTCTGTCTCCCCGGGGAAAGCTTAAAGTAGAGACACGAAAACCAAAGAAAGAGGAGATGGAGATTGCTTTCACAGCAGTTGAAGAAg GTGACCATTACATCCACGTGTATTGGTCGGATGTACCTCTGGATTCTTCGCCCATACTGGCGTATTGCCCAGGGCCTCCACTTCCGGTTGATCACACAAAAGTTGTCATTGAGGGCAAGGGCAAAGAAAAGGCACGAGCATTAGTACCAGCGGAGTTTCTTATCAATGGAAGATTTGCAGGACCTG GAACACCAAGAGTGCTGTTAAAGGGCGTTAaaaaggatgtacatgtaaacattacaccTATGAAGTATGACCgatacaaatgtacatacagTGCCCCAAACCCTG gaGCCTATGTATTATATGTTTATTGGTCAGAACAACTTGTTCCTAAATGTCCGTATAAGATCACAGCTTCCAACAAAGGGGCAAGTGGCAAGGTAAAAGTTACTGGTCAAGGTCTGAAGGGCGGTTATGTAGGTCAAGAACTTCATCTAGATGTCGATACAACTGAAGCTGGTTTCG GTGAAATCAAGGTCAGCTGTCACGGAGAGCTCCGGGAGGCAAGATGTGACGTGTTCGACCAACGTAATGGTATTTATAAGGTGCATATGTACCCTAGGGAGGCGTGCAGACACCGACTCGAGATCACGTATGATCACGAACACGTGCCAG gcAGTCCATTTAAAATCCCGGTAGGGGAGCCTCCCGACCCGAGAAAAGTCCGAGTCTATGGGCCTGGAGTCCAGGACGGACTTATCCAAACCTTCGAGAGTAAATTTTTGGTGGAGACTTCCGGCGCAGGCGCTGGACAGTTAGCTGTGAGGATAAGGGGGCCTCGAA GTGCGTTCAAGGTCAATATTCAAAGAGAGGAAGAGAATGACAGGACTGTTCTGTGTTCATACAGCCCAGAGGAGCCCGGGAAATACGTCATCAATGTCAAGTGGTCGGGGCGCCACGTCAGAGGAAGCCCATTCAATGTACAGCTGTTCGAATCCCAGGCAGAACTGGACAATTACCTTGGCAACAAAAAGGGGTTTTTCGTggaaaaaacaaaagcaaataTGCAATGGCGAGccgaaatttga